From the Dehalococcoidia bacterium genome, the window GAGCCGCCCCGACGCCCCGCGGGAGTACCTGTCGATGGTCGCCAAGTACACGGCCATCAAGTACCGGGTGCGCGGGGTCTCCATCCATCGCCAGTTCACTCAGGCGAAGGTGGGGAGGGTATGGGAGCAGGTCCGGCCCGATGGGGACCCGAAGCTGTGGGAGCTGCTGGACATGGCCCTGCGCAGGCGAAACGGCGGCCCGTCGTCGCCCGTGGAGGACCTGGTGGTGGCCCTGGACCTGTACGACCGGCTGCGGAGCGTCCTCGCCCCCCGGGAGGGGGCGTTCCTTGGCCTCCGGCTCCAGGGGGTGGCCCAGGGCGTCATGAGAGGGATGCGCCATCTGCTGGACGGCCAGGGCGTCGTAGAGGACGCCGCGTAGGAAGGGGCGGGGCTGCACCCCTGGCTTGCACCTGGTTTTGCACCCCGTTGTGCGGGTGAGGAAGAGAACCGATGTCTACCGTCACGCATGGTCGTCTCGAGGACTTTGTCGAGTCGCTGCCAAGTACCTGCTGGCCTACTTGGAGGACAAGAGCGGGCCTGTGCTGCTGGAGACGAACGGCCCGAACGCGCCGGGCGTCTGGAGCGTCGCGGGGCAGCCTCGGGTGGTCCTGATGCCCATGTTTGTGCAGGAGGACGCACCGCCCGTCCCGTCCCCCGAAGCGTCCCCTACCAACCATGACGTAACGGAGGCGTCCGAGGAATCCGAAAACGGCGAAAGCGCGACGCTGAGGGAGGAGGGCGAATCCGAGATTCCAGAGTGAGCTGCGGTCATTAGCCAGGAGCGTCCGTCCACAAGCGCCCGATTATCGCCTTCCGCGCCTGGTCGCGCGCCTTGTCAAACGCCTGGCGAATCCCCGCAAGCTGGTCGCTCTTTTCCGCGCTCCAGTTCTCCGGTTTGAAGGCCCTGTCGTGCGCGAGGAGCCTATAGGCCACTGCCTGCGCCCGGCATTCCTCCAGCATGGCTGTCAGACCGGGGACCGCACGTAGCAGCAGGTCGTAGGAGGGATGCGTCTCGAAGGAGAAGCGCGCGGCCCAGCGCTGGTTTTCGCCGTCCTGCACAGTGAGCAGGGACTGGACAGCTTGGAGACCCTTGGCGTCTGTCGCAACGGGGCCGAGAGCCTCCAGGCGCACGCGCGCCAGGTCCGACAGGAGACGTTCCGCCCACTGGCGGAGCTGCGGCAGGTTGTCGTTCAGCCATCGCTCCCCTGGCGCGGCGCTGGCCGCTTCCTGGCCCAGGACCCAGTCGAGCTTCCTCTCGCGGGCGAGGTCGCGCACCTTGCGCGCAAGGCCCTTTGAGACCCCTAAGAACCCTTTGCCCCTTCACTCACGGTCCAGATACCGCGGCCATCCTTGAAGTGACGAACAAGGGCTGTCAGCCTCTCCCGCGAATCCCGAACGGGGTCCAGCCGGAGCAGGCGGAGCGTCTTGTGCTCCTGCAATGTCCAGGGGTTGTTTGTCATTCCTTGCCCCGTGTACGGAAGCGACCGGTTTCGACCGGTTTCGACCCAACTGGCCGTGTACGCGCTGATTATCATAACGTGGGGCCATGGAAAGCGCCACAGGCGACGTTGGGACCCGTGCCCGCAAGACATCCCCCGCCCCCACGCGAGGGCGGCGCTCCTGTGGCTCCCTCCTGCCGGTACCCGCGCCCGCACCCCCAACGGAGCCCGATAACCATCTGACGGCTATCCTGACCGATATTGTACGCTCCGCCTTGGCGTGGGAGCAGGAGCACGGGCAACGGCCGCCTCTGGAGATTCGAAGGATACGTGATTCGGGACGATGCCGCCTTGACAATCGCGTCTGATGACCTACACTGGGCCTAAAAGCGCCGTAGGCCGCCACCACGCTTAGTCGGAGGGAAAACCCATGACAACTGCCAGCCTGAACCAAAAGACCCCCCACCGAGTTCTCGGCTTCGAAGACCTCAAAGGTCTGCGCGCACGCGGCTACATACGGGACAGCACACTCGACCAGCGTGACGGCGCTGGGCCCGAGATTCAACGGCGGAATGAAGAGCGCTTCGCCCAAAGCTATGGACTGGTACTCCACGGGCGGTGGTATACCGAGTTCGTGTCGGGCCGCAGCATGGGCAAGCGGCGGGAGTTCCAGCAGGTGCTCGAAGATGCGCGGCTTGACCTCTTTGACGTCCTTCTCGTGGACCACACGTCCCGCTTCGGACGTAATCAGGCGGAGTGCATCCGCCACAAGGAGGAACTCCAGCGCCTGGGCAAGATTGTGGTCTTCGTCAGTCAAGGAATCATCTCCGGCAGCGACCGGGACTTCCTGGCGGAGCGCATCAACGAGACCCTGGACGAACAATACAGTCGGAACCTATCCCGCTACGTCGCGGCGGGTCTGGCGGAAAAGGCCAGGCAGGGCATCGCCAACGGCGTCCCGCCCCTGGGTTACCAGAGTGAGAAGCTGGACAACGGAAAGCGGGAAAGGAAGGTGCCCGATTCGCAGACCATGCCAATTCTGCTAGAGCTCCTGCATTGCTACGCTTCCAGGCGCTACTCCTACCAATCCCTGGCCGACTATCTCAATGCGAAGGGCTATCAGACACGCAACGGGCGGCCCTTCACCGTCGGCTCCGTCGAGCAGGTGCTGGAGAACAGGTTTTACGCGGGCAAAGCGGTCTATCACCCCGGCAAGCCGGACGAAGAGGTGCGGGACGGCTCCCACGACGTGCCCGCCGAGGTCAAGGACCTCTGGCTCCAGTGCCAGGAGGCGAAGCGGCAGAAGACACGTCCCGGCCAACACAGCCATCGGGCGGAGACCCGCATCTACCCGCTCACCGGCGTGCTGGTGTGCGATCTTTGCGACAAGCCCTATCACGGAGAGGCGGTGCAGCACCCGAGCGGTCGTCTGTCCCGCAGGATGTATCACTACCTCCGCCGCTGCGACGTGCGCCCGCGCTCCACGGATGCGGACACCGTCGAGCAGACCTTCGGCCAGGATGTGCTCACTCACCTCCACCTCGACGACGGCTGGCGCTCCGCCGTCCTGAAGGCTTTGGCGCAGGAGGGCGCGACGCCGGACACCACGCTGGAGATGAAGCGCATCGAGGGCGCGCTGGCCAACCTGCGAAAGCAGCACCTGTGGGGCGCCGTGGCGGACGACGAGTTCCGACGGACATTTGAAGCCCTGGACCGCCAGCGGCGGGCATTAGAGGCGCAACGGCAGCCCGTCCCTACACCGAACCTGGACCGCGCGGCGGCGCTCCTGCAGGATATGCCCGCTCTGTGGACACATCCTGGGGTGAGCGATGTCCAGCGCCGAGAGTTGGCGCGGGAGGTCTTTGAGGAGGTCAGGCTGCGGGGCCGTCAGATAACAGCGGTACAGCCCAAGCCGACGTACGCTCCCCTCTTTGCCTACGCTGTCTTGAGAGGCAGCGATATGAGTGGTGTCGGGGCGAGTGGACTTCAGGCGACGCTTCTCAGCCACTCCGTTGTGTCGTCTGCGAAAAAACAGCGATCGCCGATGGCAAGGAACGCTTCCCATAACAGTCGGTGGAGTGGAATTCACCCTGCGGCGTATGATAGAG encodes:
- a CDS encoding sigma factor, giving the protein MATEDRAAQLLEQWQPLIGTIARDQARGDAEAEDLAQEISLTIWQKLRSRPDAPREYLSMVAKYTAIKYRVRGVSIHRQFTQAKVGRVWEQVRPDGDPKLWELLDMALRRRNGGPSSPVEDLVVALDLYDRLRSVLAPREGAFLGLRLQGVAQGVMRGMRHLLDGQGVVEDAA
- a CDS encoding recombinase family protein, producing MTTASLNQKTPHRVLGFEDLKGLRARGYIRDSTLDQRDGAGPEIQRRNEERFAQSYGLVLHGRWYTEFVSGRSMGKRREFQQVLEDARLDLFDVLLVDHTSRFGRNQAECIRHKEELQRLGKIVVFVSQGIISGSDRDFLAERINETLDEQYSRNLSRYVAAGLAEKARQGIANGVPPLGYQSEKLDNGKRERKVPDSQTMPILLELLHCYASRRYSYQSLADYLNAKGYQTRNGRPFTVGSVEQVLENRFYAGKAVYHPGKPDEEVRDGSHDVPAEVKDLWLQCQEAKRQKTRPGQHSHRAETRIYPLTGVLVCDLCDKPYHGEAVQHPSGRLSRRMYHYLRRCDVRPRSTDADTVEQTFGQDVLTHLHLDDGWRSAVLKALAQEGATPDTTLEMKRIEGALANLRKQHLWGAVADDEFRRTFEALDRQRRALEAQRQPVPTPNLDRAAALLQDMPALWTHPGVSDVQRRELAREVFEEVRLRGRQITAVQPKPTYAPLFAYAVLRGSDMSGVGASGLQATLLSHSVVSSAKKQRSPMARNASHNSRWSGIHPAAYDRERACCGDYAVGPRKGL